GGATGGAGACTGGAGACCTTGAGGGAGCATGAAAACCTATATCATTCTATTGCGTGGCGTCACGCCCACCGGCAAAAACAAAGTGCTCATGGCGCCCTTGCGCGCTGCGCTTGAGAACGCCGGGCTCAAGGATGTGAAAACGTACATTCAAAGCGGCAACATCATTGCCACCTCAGGCTTGAGTCAGTCCGAAGTTGAAAAACTTGTGCATGAGGTAATCAATAAACACTTTGGCGGAGACATCGTGGTTCTCGCGAGAACGGCGAGCCAATTTCGCAACATACTCGCGCACAATCCATTTAAGAAAGCCGATACCGCAAAACTCTATTTGACGCTGCTCGCCGTCAAACCTGAAGGGCGTTTGGTCAAAGAGTTCCTCGCTCCAGGGTATTCGCCAGATCAGGTGAAGGTGATCGGCGACGTGGTGTACGTTCTCTGTGCCACCAAATACAGGGACTCGAAGGCAAACAACAGTTTTATCGAACGAAAGCTCAGAGTGGCGGCGACGACGCGCATCTACAATACCATATCGAAGCTTGTTGAGTTGAGCAAAGGGATGAAAAAATAATGAAAAAAACTGCTTCAAGCCTAAAACGCGCGCCAGCCAAAGACGTCGATGCATATCTTGCCTCGGCGCCAAAAGAGTTGCGGCCGGTTCTCGAAAATTTGCGCCAGGCCATCAAAGCCGTAGCGCCAAAGGCCGAAGAGGTGATCAGCTACCAAATTCCGACCTACAAGTATCACGGGCCATTGGTTCATTTTATGGCGCGTGCGAGTCATTGCAGCTTCATTACGGTGAATAAAGAGGTTTTGAAAAAATTCAAAGCCGAGCTTGAAAATTTTGACACGTCCGGAACCACGATCCATTTCACGGCTGAGAATCCGCTTCCGGCTGCGCTCGTCAAGAAAATCGTCAAAGCGAGAGTTGCCGAGAATGAAGCGCAGGCCAAACTGAAACGGAAGTGATGAGGATAACGATGACTTCAAAAAAAGCACGACCGACAAACATCGCGGAATACATTGATGCCGCGCCGAAAGAGGCGCAGAAGAAACTGCGTGAAATGCTGGCGTGCATTCGCAAAGCCGCGCCCGGAGCCAAAGAAGGCCTGAAGTGGGGAATGCCGGCTTTCTCGTATCGAAGAATACTCGTCACGTTCAAAGCCTTCAAGCATCACATCGGTTTTTATCCCACGCCCTCGGCGGTGAAAGCCTTTGCGAAAGAGCTGGCGCAGTTCAAGACGGCGAGCGCTTCGATCCAGTTTCCGCTCGACAAGCCGCTGCCGCTCGCGCTCATTCGCAAGATCACCGCGTTTCGCGTGAAGGAAAGTCTCGAGCAGGATGCGAAATGGCGAACATGAAAAGGAAACAAACAACCGCCGAGCTGCTGCTCAAAGACAAAGAAGATTTGATGCACAAAGCCGCGGGCGGCTGGCTGCGCGAGGCCGGCAAACAAGATCGCGCGAGGCTGCTCCGCTTTTTGGATCAACACGCCGCAACGATGCCGCGCACTTTCTTGCGCTATGCGCTTGAGCATCTCGATAAAAAGCAGCGCGAGCATTACATGAGCTTGAAGAAGGAAACAAAATGAATCAATTTGCCGGTTGCTGCAAAGTGGAAGTGTTCGATAAAGAAAATGATATCACATTTCCGACGTTGGTCATGTATCCCACGAACACGGCATCAACACCCGTTGCGTTCGGGCCGTTTTCATTGGAGGTGGCGATGGATGCGCCGATTGCGGAGGGCCGCTTTCCGGTGGTGATTATTTCGCACGGCTCCGGCGGTTCCAATTTAACGCATCGCACGCTCGGCATGCATTTGGCCATGAATGGATTTGTCGTGTGCATGCCCGAGCATCCATTCAATAATCGCCACAACAATGATTTGCAATACACCGTTCAGAACATGATTTACCGGCCACTACATATCCGCGTGGCGATTGATGAAATTTTCTCCCATGAAAAATTTAAATCGCATCTCGACTTTGAGAACGTTGCCATCATCGGCCATTCCGTGGGTGGATACACCGCGTTGGCGCTGGCGGGCGGCGCGCCGCATACGCAAGCGCTCGCTGAACTTTGTCAAAAACCGGCAAGCGCAGAGGAGCCGTATTGGATTGGCCTCCTGCGAAAAAATGGAATCACCTCGCAGCCCATCGCCGTCACCGCGGATCGCCGCGTGAAAGCGCTCGTGCTCTTTGGGCCGGATGTGAGTCTGTTCATGTCCGAAGGCGCATTGCGCGAAGTTCATGCCCCGGTTTTGTTGCTCGTGGCCGAGAAAGATTACATGCCGCAAGAAACGATTGCCGTGCTGCGCGATGGCCTTCCCGAACGCGCGCAGCTCACTTACCGAGTCGTCAAAAATGCCGGACATTATTCTTTCCTCAGCCCGTTTCCCGAAGCGATGAAAAGCAGAGTCGGCGAGGCCGCGAAAGATCCGGCAGGCTTTGATCGTGAGAAATTCCACCAAGAATTGAATCTGGAAGTTTTAAGCTTTTTGCAGAAAATTTTCGAAGGAGCGACACATGCCAGATAACAATCCCAACGAAATCCAAACACTCGAAGCGGTTTCAGCGGCATGGGAGCAGGCCATAATCTCCAACGACGCCGAGGCAATCGGCCGTTTCATGGCGGATGATTGGGTCATCGTTTCGGAGCGCGGCGTGACGACAAAGGAAAAATTTCTCGCCGTGGTCGCCTCGGGTGATTTGACGCACGAAACCTTCAAGGGAGAAATTATCTCGGTTCGCCAATACGGCGAGGCCGCGGTTTTGATGGGACGCGTTCGAAACAACGGCCACTACAAGGGCCAGCCGTTCAGCTCCGACGAGTGGACGACCGACGCGTTTGTAAAACGCAATGGCAGATGGCTTTGCGTTCACAGCCATATTACAACGGTAAAAGAAGCTTAACCTTTGACTTTCAGATTGGAAAAAATCCAAACTTTTTTTGCCCAACGGATGGAAAAACGACCAACGGATTGACAAGTTTTTTTACATAAAATTTTATCAATGCCAATACGCTTTATCCGTTGGTCGTTTTTTAATCCGTTGGAAATTTTCTGAATCTAACAACCAAAGAAAGGAGATTTATATGGAGAAGTTGCATTTTTCAATCACGATCAACGCGCCGAAAGCAAAGGTGTGGAGTACGATGCTCGACGACGCCACCTATCGCGTGTGGACCGAAGCCTTTAACCCCGGCTCGCATTATGTCGGCGACTGGAGCAAGGGGAGCAAAATCCTTTTCCTCGGGCCGGACCCGAACACCGGCAAGATCGGCGGCATGGTGAGCCGCATCAAGGAAAACCGCTTGCACGAGTACATCTCGATCGAGCATCTCGGCATGGTGCAAGACGGCGTCGAAGACACGACCAGCGAGGCGGTGAAAGCCTGGGCCGGCGCACATGAAAATTACACCTTCAAAGAGAAAAGCGGCAAAACCGAAGTTTTAGTCGACATCGACATCACGGAAGAATTCAAAGAAATGTTCGAAGGCATGTGGCCGAACGCGTTGCAAAAACTCAAAGAGCTGGCGGAGAAATAAAATGTAGCGCAGGCATCCTGCCTGCTTTCGACACTTGTACAGACTGGAAGTCTGCGCTACACTGTTGCTAAACCGTAGACCTTTGCACTAACCAATTAGAGATACATACGCAAAAGATCACTCCTTTCTTGTGGTTCGACAGTCAGGCCGAAGAGGCGGTGAAGTTTTACACCACGCTCTTTAAAGACTCGAAGATCGGCAGCATCACTCGCTACGGCAAGGAAGGCTATGAAATTCACCGCCGCGAGGTCGGCTCGGTGATGACCATTGAGTTCGAGCTTGCCGGATACAAACTCACTGCGCTCAACGGCGGGCCGATATTCAAATTCACACCCGCCATCTCTTTTTTCGTTGTCTGCGAAACCGAAGCGGGAAGTCGATGCGCTGTGGCAGAACCTTTCGCAAGGCGGCATGACGTTGATGCCGCTGCAAAAGTATGATTGGAGCGAGAAGCACGGATGGGTTCAGGACAAGTACGGCCTCTCGTGGCAGGTGAGTCTCGGAAAAAAAGAGGATGTGGGTCAAACCATCGCGCCGTTCCTCATGTTTGTCGGCAAGCAGCACGGGCGCGCGGAAGAGGCGTTGCGCTTTTATACTTCGGTATTCGAGAATTCCGACGTGGTGGGCATACTCTGCTATGGGCCTGGAGAACCGGAGCCGGAGGGAACGGTGAAGCATGCGCAATTTCATTTGAACGGCGAGGTGTTCATGGCGATGGACAGCGCGATGGAACATCCCTTTTCCTTCAACGAAGCTATTTCGTTTCTCGTCAACTGCCAGACGCAGAAGGAAGTCGATTATTTTGGGGAGAAGCTTTCCGCGGGCGGTGAGAAATCGCAATGCGGCTGGCTGAAGGACAAATTCGGCGTCTCGTGGCAGATCATCCCCACAATTTTAGGCAAGATGCTGCAAGACAAAGACGCGGCGAAAGCGGGAAGAGTGATGCAAGCCGTGCTGCAGATGGATAAGCTCTCTATCGAGAGGCTTCAAGAAGCATACAAGCAACGATGAAGGAGAACGGCATATGCCCAAAGCCAACAAGGGTGGTTGGAAGACCTGCAGCCGCGGCCACAAGTACAGAGGCCCCGGCGGCTGCCCGATATGGTGGAAGGGAAACCGCCGCACCGGGCGTGCGCGTCACCAATCCAAAGACCGCGCCTCAAGCGTGTCTCGTTCCAGGCGAGGCGCTGGCCGGCAAGCCGATGCTTTGGAATCATCAGAGTAAAGCCTCGGCCAAGTGTGGGAACCGTAGCGCAGACATCTTGTCTGCCCTCGCGCGCAGATGCAATTGCTCATCCGACAACAGGGATTGAAACCGGATTTTGTTGACTACATCGGGACAACGTATCGTAAAATTTCTTGAATGGATTCGATTGTCTGCCCTCTCGCGGAATGATGTCACACAAAATAACAATGCCAACAGGCATCACACTTGGATCATGTTGAAATTTAGGAAAGGAGAAAGCTATGAGCGGAGTGCGAGTTTTAGTGGGCACCAAGAAGGGCGCGTTTATTCTCATCTCGGACGGCAAGCGTCAAAAGTGGGAGGTGAACGGTCCGTTATTCGCGGGCTGGGAGATTTATCATATTAAAGGCTCGTCAGTGGATCCGAATCGCATTTACGCCTCACAGACCAGCGGCTGGTTCGGACAGATTATTCAGCGTTCGGATGATGGCGGCAAAACGTGGAGCACGCCGGGCGGCGAGAAGATGCCCGATAATTACGGTCCTCCTGCTGGAATCAGCAACAAATTCGTCTACGATACCAATGCCGCGCCGCTAACCACGCATCAGTGGTACGACGGCACGCAGCATCCGTGGGAGTTCAAGCGCGTGTGGCATCTCGAACCCTCGCCCAGCGATCCGGATATTGTTTATGCCGGCGTCGAGGACGCCGCGATCTTCCGTTCGACCGACGGTGCGCAATCCTGGCACGAACTTCCCGGCCTGCGCGGACATGGCACCGGGCCGCAATGGGCACCCGGTGCCGGCGGCATGGGGCTGCACACCATTCTCATTGATCCCGGCAATCAGAATCGCATGTATGTGGCGATTTCTGCGGCGGGTTGTTTTCGCACGGATGATGGCGGCAAAACCTGGAAGCCGATCAATCGCGGCTTGAAATCAAACTACATTCCCGACCCGGACGCGGAGGTGGGCCATTGCGTGCACCGCATCGCCATGCACCCCGCGCGACCGCATGTGCTGTTCATGCAGAAGCATTGGGACGTGATGCGCAGCGATGATGCCGGTGAGTCGTGGTATGAAGTGAGCGGCAATTTGCCGACTGATTTCGGCTTCCCGATCGAGGTGCACGCGCATGAGCCGGAAACCATCTATGTCGTCCCGATCAAAAGCGACTCGGAGCATTTTCCGCCCGACGGGAAGCTGCGCGTCTACCGCAGCCGCACGGGCGGCAACGAATGGGAGGCACTCACGAAAGGTTTGCCGCAAAGCAATTGTTACGTTAACATCCTGCGCGACGCGATGGCAGTTGACGCGCTCGATGAATGCGGCATCTACTTCGGCACCACCGGCGGCCAGGTGTATTGCTCGGCGGATGCAGGAGACACCTGGGCGCCCATTGTTCGCGATCTGCCGGCGGTGCTGTCGGTGGAGGTGCAGACTCTGCCGTAGCCCATGCTCTGTTGCTCTGAAAATGCCATCGCGCAGGCTTGCGCCTCCTTGTGGACAAGATATCTGCGCAATAATTTCATCGCGACGGGTGTGCAAGCAGACATGACCGTCACATATTTCTGCAGTCCCGCCCCTGTGAGGCATCGCTGCTGCCATTGTATTCCGCGACTTCGGCAGCGACTGACAGCGGGCTGGACTGCAAAAGGTCAATGAGCAACTCGCCATGATCAGAGTCATCATCCCCTATCATCTCCGTACGCTGGCACAAACCGGCAACGAGGTGCAGCTCAAAGTTGAAGAGCCGGTCACGATCTGTGCGGTCCTCGATGCCCTCGAGGCGCGCTATCCCATGTTGCGGGGAACGATCCGTGACCATGTGACGCGGCAGCGCCGGCCGTTTCTGCGCTTTTTCGTTTGCGAGGAAGACTGGTCGCTCGAGCCGCCGGACAAAGTGCTGCCCGAGGCCATTGTTTCCGGCCGGGAGCCTTTTATTGTTCTGGGATCGATTGCCGGGGGGTAGGAACAACGTGCCCGCGCCGCCGGCGGGATGCGCAGATGCCGGTGAAGCCCACCGATTATTTGCCCGCTGCAGCGATTGCATGTGACTTTCTGCATGTGGCCAGCCGGTGATCGCAACCCGCACCGGTTGGCATACATGCGTTTGCGAAATCAGTGCTGCACTCGAGAGCCACGTTTTTTCGTGGTTTTCATCGAACCTTCCCTCAACAAAATCACTCCGCAAAAATTCTCGATCTTTTCATCACAGAGGCTGCGTTAAAATTAGCCGGGGCACCGCTGCCGAGCGCACCCCCATAATGCTTTGTGCCGCTGAATTTTAACCCTGCGGTCTCTCTCTGCCGCAGTTTTGGCATTCCGCTTGAATGACCGGTTGGTGAAAGCAAGTATGCAGGCAAGCCGAGACTCCTGCATGGACGGGCAAACGGTGCCATGCGTTTTGTCATCTGGGCAAGATCATGATGATACGCAGGCAAAGATTCTTCATCGAAATCCAACAAAGAGTGGCATCGTATCACCATGACTTCGCCTGACCGCTTTTCTGCAAAAATTGTTGCGCCACAATCTCCTCGCCAACTGATGGTGCGCCCCTGCATTTCAAAAAGGAGCTTGTCATGAAGACAGCAATCGCCCTTTTGATCTGTGGAATCGGCAGCATGCCTGTACTGGCTGGCGGCAATCAAATCGCCACGTCTGCTGCCGGCGAATATGTCCGGGACAGTGCAACTCACGTGGGTCCCCTGGTGCCAGTGGCTTTGGTGGGCCGATGGTGCAGTGGTTTTCTCAGCACAACGAATTTCTATGATGCCACTGCACAGCGATGGTGCGCGCCGCAGGGCACCGGTTTGTTTCTGACTGTGCAAGCGGACGGCGCATACTGTCTCGGCGGCGGGGCTATTGTCCCGGGCGAAAAGTCCATCAACTACTATTTCTATCAGGAGGGGACACTCACGACCAACGGGACGCAAATGGTCATCACGCCATTTACCGGCACGGGTTACACGCGCCGCAGTGGCACAGCTCCTCGGGTGGAGCAATGGCTGGCAGCGGAGAATGAGCTGCAGCCCTGTGCATTTCAGTTTCAGATTGTTGCCGCCTCCCGGGCTTCGAGCAGCGCCACACTGATTCTGATTAACGAGCAAGGT
The window above is part of the candidate division KSB1 bacterium genome. Proteins encoded here:
- a CDS encoding DUF1697 domain-containing protein; this translates as MKTYIILLRGVTPTGKNKVLMAPLRAALENAGLKDVKTYIQSGNIIATSGLSQSEVEKLVHEVINKHFGGDIVVLARTASQFRNILAHNPFKKADTAKLYLTLLAVKPEGRLVKEFLAPGYSPDQVKVIGDVVYVLCATKYRDSKANNSFIERKLRVAATTRIYNTISKLVELSKGMKK
- a CDS encoding DUF1801 domain-containing protein, whose protein sequence is MKKTASSLKRAPAKDVDAYLASAPKELRPVLENLRQAIKAVAPKAEEVISYQIPTYKYHGPLVHFMARASHCSFITVNKEVLKKFKAELENFDTSGTTIHFTAENPLPAALVKKIVKARVAENEAQAKLKRK
- a CDS encoding DUF1801 domain-containing protein → MTSKKARPTNIAEYIDAAPKEAQKKLREMLACIRKAAPGAKEGLKWGMPAFSYRRILVTFKAFKHHIGFYPTPSAVKAFAKELAQFKTASASIQFPLDKPLPLALIRKITAFRVKESLEQDAKWRT
- a CDS encoding DNA alkylation repair protein — translated: MANMKRKQTTAELLLKDKEDLMHKAAGGWLREAGKQDRARLLRFLDQHAATMPRTFLRYALEHLDKKQREHYMSLKKETK
- a CDS encoding dienelactone hydrolase family protein, with protein sequence MNQFAGCCKVEVFDKENDITFPTLVMYPTNTASTPVAFGPFSLEVAMDAPIAEGRFPVVIISHGSGGSNLTHRTLGMHLAMNGFVVCMPEHPFNNRHNNDLQYTVQNMIYRPLHIRVAIDEIFSHEKFKSHLDFENVAIIGHSVGGYTALALAGGAPHTQALAELCQKPASAEEPYWIGLLRKNGITSQPIAVTADRRVKALVLFGPDVSLFMSEGALREVHAPVLLLVAEKDYMPQETIAVLRDGLPERAQLTYRVVKNAGHYSFLSPFPEAMKSRVGEAAKDPAGFDREKFHQELNLEVLSFLQKIFEGATHAR
- a CDS encoding nuclear transport factor 2 family protein, which translates into the protein MPDNNPNEIQTLEAVSAAWEQAIISNDAEAIGRFMADDWVIVSERGVTTKEKFLAVVASGDLTHETFKGEIISVRQYGEAAVLMGRVRNNGHYKGQPFSSDEWTTDAFVKRNGRWLCVHSHITTVKEA
- a CDS encoding SRPBCC domain-containing protein, which produces MEKLHFSITINAPKAKVWSTMLDDATYRVWTEAFNPGSHYVGDWSKGSKILFLGPDPNTGKIGGMVSRIKENRLHEYISIEHLGMVQDGVEDTTSEAVKAWAGAHENYTFKEKSGKTEVLVDIDITEEFKEMFEGMWPNALQKLKELAEK
- a CDS encoding exo-alpha-sialidase: MSGVRVLVGTKKGAFILISDGKRQKWEVNGPLFAGWEIYHIKGSSVDPNRIYASQTSGWFGQIIQRSDDGGKTWSTPGGEKMPDNYGPPAGISNKFVYDTNAAPLTTHQWYDGTQHPWEFKRVWHLEPSPSDPDIVYAGVEDAAIFRSTDGAQSWHELPGLRGHGTGPQWAPGAGGMGLHTILIDPGNQNRMYVAISAAGCFRTDDGGKTWKPINRGLKSNYIPDPDAEVGHCVHRIAMHPARPHVLFMQKHWDVMRSDDAGESWYEVSGNLPTDFGFPIEVHAHEPETIYVVPIKSDSEHFPPDGKLRVYRSRTGGNEWEALTKGLPQSNCYVNILRDAMAVDALDECGIYFGTTGGQVYCSADAGDTWAPIVRDLPAVLSVEVQTLP
- a CDS encoding MoaD/ThiS family protein; this encodes MIRVIIPYHLRTLAQTGNEVQLKVEEPVTICAVLDALEARYPMLRGTIRDHVTRQRRPFLRFFVCEEDWSLEPPDKVLPEAIVSGREPFIVLGSIAGG